One window of Leguminivora glycinivorella isolate SPB_JAAS2020 chromosome 9, LegGlyc_1.1, whole genome shotgun sequence genomic DNA carries:
- the LOC125229342 gene encoding bifunctional lysine-specific demethylase and histidyl-hydroxylase NO66, translated as MEESPVSAFAIYSANRKPDQKSKPKNLAQKLKRKQKKIKETKNIITRTKKKSHKKKKSKNVEEIVQINVHNKKNKEVKKSLKSKKSKSEDDIEDVPELVPAFDVSQQFNSSISGVSNQSQCSDCSNCSNDGSFDFTPVVTDSAEEGLKVFKWMIAPYNPDQFLNEIWEKKPLHIARKKPAYYKEIMSTPFIDDMLRNEHIQFTKNIDITSYVDGKRETHNPEGRAHPHLVWDFYLNGCSIRLLNPQTYMPKLHLLNATLQEFFNSFVGANAYLTPPDSQGFAPHYDDIEAFILQVEGKKQWRIYKPLSDNKVLPRVSSKNFEQEEIGQPIMEVTLEAGDMLYFPRGFIHQGITIDGEHSLHITVSMYQKHSWADLFEKMIPAALHLAVNENVELRRGLPFDIYDNFGLVNSDLKTPRRKEIQKLIVSLFDKIKDHLPIDEAVDQMNKNFQHDALPPVLTDLEKAVTVYGDTDVMVDDGKVTNRVEISLDTKIRLLRKNILRMVSEEENIRLYYYTENSLEYHANELPYLEIEEDMAPAIETLITSYPKYVAVENLDVPNDSDKLNIADALWGRGLVMTEYPLETIEDD; from the coding sequence ATGGAAGAATCGCCAGTATCAGCGTTTGCGATCTACAGCGCTAACCGAAAACCCGATCAaaaatcaaaaccaaaaaatttAGCCCAGAAACTCAAACGTAAACAAAAGAagataaaagaaacaaaaaacattataaCAAGAACGAAGAAAAAAAGCCACAAAAAGAAGAAGTCTAAAAATGTCGAAGAAATAGTTCAGAtaaatgtacataataagaaaaacaaagaggttaAGAAAAGTTTAAAAAGTAAGAAAAGCAAAAGTGAAGATGATATAGAGGATGTGCCTGAGCTTGTACCAGCTTTTGATGTGAGTCAGCAATTTAATTCTTCTATCAGCGGTGTATCCAACCAGTCACAGTGTAGTGATTGTAGTAACTGCAGTAATGATGGTTCATTCGATTTCACACCAGTCGTGACCGATAGCGCAGAAGAAGGCCTTAAGGTATTCAAGTGGATGATTGCACCATACAAccccgaccaatttcttaatgAAATTTGGGAAAAGAAACCACTACACATTGCTAGGAAGAAACCTGCATATTACAAAGAAATCATGTCTACTCCATTCATTGATGATATGCTTCGCAACGAGCATATTCAGTTCACTAAGAACATTGATATTACTTCCTACGTTGATGGAAAGAGAGAAACTCATAACCCGGAAGGCAGGGCCCACCCACACCTTGTTTGGGATTTTTATCTAAATGGCTGCAGCATCAGATTGTTAAATCCGCAAACTTATATGCCTAAATTGCACCTTCTTAATGCTACACTGCAAGAGTTCTTTAATTCATTTGTAGGGGCTAATGCTTATTTAACACCACCTGATAGCCAAGGTTTTGCCCCACATTATGATGATATTGAAGCTTTTATTCTACAAGTTGAAGGGAAAAAACAGTGGCGCATTTATAAGCCCCTCTCAGATAATAAAGTTTTGCCAAGGGTATCATCAAAAAATTTTGAGCAGGAGGAAATAGGTCAACCAATAATGGAAGTAACTTTGGAAGCTGGAGATATGCTCTACTTCCCTAGGGGCTTTATACATCAGGGAATCACTATAGATGGAGAACACTCTCTTCACATAACGGTCAGTATGTATCAGAAACATTCTTGGGcagatttatttgaaaaaatGATTCCAGCAGCCCTCCACCTTGCTGTAAATGAAAATGTAGAGCTAAGAAGAGGTCTGCCCTTTGATATTTATGACAACTTTGGGCTTGTTAATTCTGACCTCAAAACACCAAGAAGAAAAGAGATTCAGAAACTAATTGTATCCCtgtttgataaaataaaagatCATCTGCCAATTGATGAAGCTGTGGATCAAATGAATAAGAACTTTCAGCATGATGCTCTTCCCCCTGTTTTAACAGACTTAGAAAAAGCTGTCACAGTTTATGGAGACACTGATGTCATGGTTGATGATGGAAAAGTCACTAACAGAGTTGAGATCAGCCTTGATACTAAAATCAGGCTGTTGCGTAAAAATATCTTAAGAATGGTTTCCGAGGAAGAGAATATTAGATTGTATTATTACACTGAGAATTCTTTGGAGTACCATGCCAATGAGTTACCATATCTTGAGATTGAGGAAGACATGGCACCTGCAATTGAGACACTCATCACATCATATCCTAAATATGTGGCAGTAGAAAATCTAGATGTACCTAATGATTCTGACAAGTTGAATATAGCAGATGCTCTGTGGGGGCGCGGACTCGTTATGACTGAATATCCTTTAGAAACCATTGAAGATGATTGA